Genomic window (Pyrus communis chromosome 13, drPyrComm1.1, whole genome shotgun sequence):
CGCCCACGCCAAATTAGACGCCTTGAGCTCAGCAGAGACTGATGTGTTGATTTTGCTCTCCAAAATGGTGCATAGTTCCTGCATCGATGGCCGCTCGGTTGGGTCGGGATGGATGCAAAGATTCACCACATCGCATATAACTTTGAGGTCATCATAACTGAAATGTTTCAGTTCGGGATCCACAACGTACGACATCACATCTGGCAGCTCAAGATAGTCTTTCGCCTGCAGAAGACGGGAGTCTTAAGTTGTTTGTCGCATAACTAGCATAAACTACACTACTCAGATTACCTTAGGAGCGATTcagcaaaacacaaaaacatccATAAAAGTTACTTACCCAGTCTATCAAGCACCCCTTATCCTTGCAGTATGGAGGCCTCCCGCTGATTACTTCGAGTAAAAGTATGCCGAAAGCATAAACATTGCCTTTAACATCTAGGTGGCGTGCTTCCATAGAATTCGGAAGGACACAAATAGCACCTTCGCCGCAAATAGTGCCTGAGTTCTTTTCCGATCTCGCAAGAATTGTCTTCCAACTTTCAAAATCAACGAGCTACAGTAGAAAAGAGTGTTAATCACGTATGCTTATGGAATTTTCATACATCTGAATCATGTTTGAACAAATCTGAATTAAGGGATTTGAGAAGCTTCATGGAGTACCTTGGGTAAAAAATCTTCTGTAAGATATACAGCACTAGAATTTAACTCTGATATGGTAAATGGCGGCTCAAGTTCCGAGTGAAAATACTTGAGTCCCTGAGCAATGCCTATAATAATTTTCATACGCCTTGTCCAACTTAGCTGGCATCCTTCTCCAACTGCATTAAAATAAATTCTGGTTAGAGCCCGAGACACCTTTGATAGCAATGAAATGTAGTTAGAAGGAGCCTTCACTTACAATGTAGGTGTTCATACAGTGTCCCATTTGAAGCATATTCAAAAACCAGCATCCTTGTAAAGGGGGCATTCTCACTACAATAACCCAGTAATTTTGCTGCATTTTCGTGATTTAATCTTGCCAAATCTGTCACCTCTCTCTGAAAATAGAGTTCAAGATAGCCCGTCCAATGCTCTTCCTTAATGCAAAGGGATATCACAGCAATCTCTGGACCACCTTTTATGTTGCCTTTGTAGACCAAACTGTCAGGTGAGGAACCGATAATGTTGCTAAAGTCTTCACAAGCAACCTCTAGCTCTTGTCTACTGAATCTGGCAATATCTTTTAACATCTCGGAATCTGTATGGAAACCACTAACCATATTAGCCATTGTTGCTTTCCCAAGTAGAATTCAAAAACTCAATTGCATTGAGGCAGTTGCAAATTGCAACAAGGAACAAACCTATGTAGACTGTGATATGGTCTTTTTCACTTGCTGATTTCTTCCAAGGAATTATGATAGATGATTTGCTATTGCATTTGTGAACAGCAGtgaaaacagcaactagaaagAGCGAACACACCATGGTTCCGGTGACTATTTCCAGAGCCAAAAGCCAGGCAGGTTTTGAAGCCTCCCGATGTTTGGCGACCACTTTATCAGGTGTATGCTTTGGGTTACTTCCGGGATGGCCTTTCAAAGGGGCTGCACCAGCTTCATAGAACCAACAAAAGAAAGGTCACTAACTACAACAATCAGTACTGACATATCAATTGCCACACATTAGATTCAGTATTATAACAATCAACTAAATATCGAGTCAACGGAACTTCCATATTACATATTAGGATCACCAAATCAATTTCAGcatcaaaaaattaataattactGATATTAGGATGTTTGCTCAAAAGGAGCATAAAAACATTTGTTCACACTTTTAAACTTGCTGAAGGGTTTTGTTTGGGTTCAGTTTCCACTATAAAAGTTCATGAAACTACTTAGCATGTATAGTATATCCATTGATGGTTCATAGActtcaaaaaatataaaatcccACATACCACAATGTTCTACAGGACGCTGCCTGGGATCCTGTTTTTGGAGACAATTCCCTTGAAAACTTGTCCTGCAAGGAATAATTTAAGTAAATGAAGGTTCACAAGTTGCATACAATCAACGATAACTACGGCAATTGTCAAAATGGCACGAATGCAACACAAGATTAGGAGACTAGAATAGTACTTGACAAAACAAACTTGCTAACTAACATTGTAGGAAAAAGGTTTATGATGTCCTAGGCTCCTGCATTTGTTGATCTGGTATTGTATTAATCcttgtttatttgattttatgGGAAAGCAACAATTATGGTTTCAAGATAAGTGCTCCTAAGGCTTGAGTATTTTGTCAATCCAAACACAAACCCCTCAATGACCAGGTCGTGTTAGTATCAAAAAGGCTgcaaaaattattaagatttgACACAATAATTAAACAGGTATTGATTAATACTGGACATGAACAAACAATAATACTACCTACACATGACAAATCCTGGGTTAGGACAGTACCTGGGAAGATACTCCAAGCACTTAGGTATGCTACCAACAAAGAAGTTGTACGAGAAATCTGCAACTTTTAACTGAGATGATCGACAAAGGCCTGTTAGGTTTGATTGTGAGGCATACCtgaagcaaaaaagaaaaactatgaAAAACCGAGCATAGTGGCCTTCTAGGATTCATTCAGCTAACCCCcccttagtgggataaggctttgttgttggtgtgaaaaacaaaattcaagaaaaaaattccTTAAATAACGGAACAACATAACAATCAAATAAACTTTCTCTAAATCTGAGCTAtgataatcaaatataaacaaaGCTAGCACTTGAACTTTAATCCCCACTTATTCGTCTCAAAATCTGCTATTTCTACGTATTCATCTTTTCTACTTCAAAAACATAGTACTAAATACAGTTCCAGTAATCGGATGATCCACAATCCATGCAAGAAACACAGCAGTATGGCCGTCAACACCTTTTCTTTTCGCCGttcttttttctcaattttgaaTAGCTTAGCTAATTTTATGATGATAAATTTGCATcctcatatttatttttagctCTAAAAGCATCTGCTTAAGGTAAGTGCAGAGCTGCAGGAATTGTTCAAACACTCTACACTTCTGCAACTTACATTCCAGGTACGTTAGATGGGAATCTTGTATAGCCATTGGAAGGAATGGTTCCTTGAAGCTTATTCCTATCCAAACGAAGTTCCTCGAGGTGCCCCAAATTGCCAAGTTCAGGAGGTAGCCGACCAGACAACCCATTTGACTGAAGATTTCTGCAACAAAAGTAATTCCCACTGTAAGTAAAATTCCAAATAACCAAGAAACTAAAGCATCATTCAGAAAATGAATGTGAAATTCCTAGTACATTTTCACAATACTGGTTAAATTCCCAAGCTCTGGAGGAATTGGACCGGTGAGTTCATTCACTCCCAAGTCCAAGATTGTGAGGTATTTTAACAAGCCTAGCTCTTTAGGTATTGTTCCAAGTAGCTTGTTCCCATGCAAATTTCTGTAAAACAACAACAAGACACAAGTAATCAAGCTTCAACCAAATAAGATTGGAATTAAGGTTATATAACTTCAGAATCACTGTGCTAGGTGGGAAGACGGGAAGCATACAGTTCTTGCAAGAAGGTGAGTTGACCCAAGTCTGGTACAAGAAATCCCCTTACTGATGAACTGGAAATATTACTGCATAAAAACAATACCGAAAACAAAGTGTATACCAGTCATTCTAAAGTTTTACTCTCAAAATCGAAAACAAAATGGAAGGAATATCCTATGGTTCAGAACTAACATACACAAGATCGTATCTTACATCTTGAATACATGGTCCCGAGCCACAGAACATGTGATGCCGGACCAGGCACAAGGATCGGCATCCAAGGCATTCCAAGTGGACAAAACCAAATGCGGGTCTTCATATATTGCTTCCTTAAAGGTTGTGAGGGCCAAAACTGTGcaaaatccattttttttcactcaGAGAAAATCTACTAAAACAACAAATGGgcaaaaacatataaacatattACATCTTGTTCTTAATTCTTTTCATATGTACAGCTAATCTAGTTGAACTCTTTAATCAAACTAGCAATGCGATTATATTCGATTATATAGCGACTTAAGCATTATGATCACCCTCACACTACTTCAACAACGCTCGTTCTCTGCTAATTAAGAAAGAAATTGATCACAATCTTGAATCCCTTAAAACTTTCCATCAACTGTTGACAATCATTTTCCCTTCCCccctaacacacacacacattttctcagcaaccaaacagagatTTAGCGAAACCAAGATCTGAGAAACAGAGAGATCTCGCAGCAACACATACCTTCTTTTGAAGCAAAAGATTCACCACCCACAAGAAGAACCCCAGAAATCAAGCAGCACAGAAACCGGAAGGAGGCAAaacttctcatttttctcttaGTTTCCTCAATATAGAAACAACACAGAAAAGCTCATCTACCCACCACccaaaaacccacaaaaaaagAAACCCCGAATGGCCTAAAGCTTCAGACTCAAACAACAAAGCCTTAGTAATACTGTAAAAACGTACTTACCACCCAACAAAAATAGACAAAGAAATGCTACCCAGATACGAAAAAGATGTGAATTTCTTGAAGCAAATACAACCGAGTCCCAAATCCAAGCTTTCGGCAACTACCCACTATAAATATTGAGCAAATCAGTGGCCAAATGAAGCAAAATTTGGAAGATGAAAGATAACCCCAGAGAGATGTGGACTCAAAACTTGGATTCAAAGAGAGGTTTGGTAATGGTAATGGTAATGGTAATGCAGTTGCTTTGGTTGGTTGCTGCTTGTaaaagctttggcaaaacaaaaATGGATAGCAAAATTactaggaggagagagagagagagagagagagagagagtattttcttttaaaatggcggttttggttttttctttttctttttctcttttgctttTTGAATAGTGGGTTTTGGTGTCGTGTCTGTGTTTTGGATCTGCGTTGGTGCCAACTGCCAAAATTCTGCGGTAAAACCTTTGACACTTAACTGGAGCCGGTGACTGCTGTATTCCGAAAAGCATGGGTATACCGTTGAAACTCTGCGCTAATATTTTGGGGAGGCTTAAAACTCAATAGCCTATCTACTAAAATATTGAATCCAGTATATGGTGTCTCGTAATGCATATTGGAGCCGAATTCTCATATTTTGTGATATGGTCGGGTGCGACCGTTGTAAGAAGCTGGGTTAGATTGATCTTTGGATTTTCTAATACAAAAATGTTCTCTTTGGTCATTTGGTGGGTTTCACTTTGGTGTTACATAGTATTAAATGTTACTATGGTCTGAATTCATAGGACCAAATGATTAAAACCGATTCACTTTATCCAATGTTTGTTACATTTAAGGCTACGTAGCATTAAAGAATTTTCCTATTTGGTGATTGTTGAACATACGGTCACCAAGTGTGGagaatgaatgcatgtgtttgcaatGTTTAAACCTCCATTGTCTCGGCTTGTAATGGTGGTACAACGAACTACTCTAGTCTGATTCATTATTTCTGATATTAAGTAGTTAACTTCTAAGTTTCTTGGGTGTACATTTTCGTATATTTCCAATAATTGTAATGGTGTGGCTCATCGCCTAGTCGAGTTAGGTTTATTTCATGGTGATTCAATAGTATGGTTCGAGGAACCCAGATGTGACCTCAACCAAGATGTATACTCTCATTGAGTTTCTCAAATAAAGATATCATATtcatttcgaaaaaaaaaaaaaacaattatcaaatgtAACAGTGTGTAACCATAAATTTTTAGTCATTGGGGGAATGAAACTCTTTCTtaatacatgtgtgtgtgtgtgtgtgtgtatatatatatatatataacttggtTGTTGCAATTGCATACACTAATTGTGAAATAAACAACTATCCATTTTGAATACTTATTTTAATGGCTGGCTGGCTTGCaaagatattttttattttataagtgTAACAGAATTAATTAGtattataatttaataatattcatggtatgaaaaaaaataataataaaaatcattGCATATTAGTTTCCTAATGCgcat
Coding sequences:
- the LOC137713286 gene encoding probable LRR receptor-like serine/threonine-protein kinase At1g63430 codes for the protein MRSFASFRFLCCLISGVLLVGGESFASKEVLALTTFKEAIYEDPHLVLSTWNALDADPCAWSGITCSVARDHVFKINISSSSVRGFLVPDLGQLTFLQELNLHGNKLLGTIPKELGLLKYLTILDLGVNELTGPIPPELGNLTSIVKINLQSNGLSGRLPPELGNLGHLEELRLDRNKLQGTIPSNGYTRFPSNVPGMYASQSNLTGLCRSSQLKVADFSYNFFVGSIPKCLEYLPRTSFQGNCLQKQDPRQRPVEHCAGAAPLKGHPGSNPKHTPDKVVAKHREASKPAWLLALEIVTGTMVCSLFLVAVFTAVHKCNSKSSIIIPWKKSASEKDHITVYIDSEMLKDIARFSRQELEVACEDFSNIIGSSPDSLVYKGNIKGGPEIAVISLCIKEEHWTGYLELYFQREVTDLARLNHENAAKLLGYCSENAPFTRMLVFEYASNGTLYEHLHFGEGCQLSWTRRMKIIIGIAQGLKYFHSELEPPFTISELNSSAVYLTEDFLPKLVDFESWKTILARSEKNSGTICGEGAICVLPNSMEARHLDVKGNVYAFGILLLEVISGRPPYCKDKGCLIDWAKDYLELPDVMSYVVDPELKHFSYDDLKVICDVVNLCIHPDPTERPSMQELCTILESKINTSVSAELKASNLAWAELALSS